Proteins encoded in a region of the Pseudomonas sp. PDNC002 genome:
- a CDS encoding HAD family hydrolase translates to MHYQNILFDLDGTLTDPREGITRSIQYALAQLGIDEPDLRQLEHFIGPPLLQCFMSTYDFDEARAWEAVNHYRVRFKDTGLYENKVFDGVGELLQLLGGQGRTLYICTSKPTVFAAEIARHFDFARHFKVIYGSELDGTRTNKVELIEHLLGIEKLDLAQTLMIGDRKHDLIGAHRNGLSAAGVGYGFGSRDELMAESPAHYFASMDELRAAFA, encoded by the coding sequence ATGCATTACCAGAACATCCTCTTCGACCTCGACGGCACCCTCACCGACCCGCGCGAGGGCATCACCCGCTCGATCCAGTACGCGCTCGCCCAGCTAGGCATCGACGAGCCCGACCTGCGCCAGCTCGAACACTTCATCGGCCCGCCGCTGCTGCAGTGCTTCATGAGCACCTACGACTTCGACGAGGCGCGCGCCTGGGAAGCGGTGAACCACTACCGCGTGCGCTTCAAGGACACCGGGCTGTACGAGAACAAGGTATTCGACGGCGTTGGCGAGCTGCTGCAGCTGCTCGGCGGCCAGGGCCGCACCTTGTACATCTGCACCAGCAAGCCGACCGTGTTCGCGGCGGAAATCGCCCGCCACTTCGACTTTGCCCGGCACTTCAAGGTGATCTACGGCAGCGAGCTGGACGGCACCCGCACCAACAAGGTGGAGCTGATCGAGCACCTGCTGGGGATCGAGAAGCTGGACCTGGCGCAGACGCTGATGATCGGCGACCGCAAGCACGACCTGATTGGCGCGCACCGCAATGGCCTGTCCGCTGCGGGTGTTGGCTATGGCTTCGGCAGCCGTGACGAGCTGATGGCGGAAAGCCCGGCGCACTACTTCGCAAGCATGGACGAGCTGCGCGCGGCGTTTGCCTGA